In the Larus michahellis chromosome 6, bLarMic1.1, whole genome shotgun sequence genome, one interval contains:
- the PLEKHA1 gene encoding pleckstrin homology domain-containing family A member 1 isoform X5: MPYVDRQNRICGFLDIEENENSGKFLRRYFILDTREDSLVWYMDNPQNLPSGSPPVGVIKLTYISKVSDATKLRPKAEFCFVMNAGMRKYFLQANDQQDLVEWVNVLNKATKITVPKQSDPLCQMDNANRQAESPGGKKQVSYRTEIVGGVPIITPTQKEEISECSEGGDRNYLKRSQSHLPYFTAKHPPDNAIIKAGYCVKQGAVMKNWKRRYFQLDENTIGYFKSELEKEPLRVIPLKEVHKVQECKQSDIMMRDNLFEIVTTSRTFYVQADSPEDMHSWIKAISGAIVAQRGPGRSAASVTLILALHCVPDAAGQKAVESLYTEVYIKNW; the protein is encoded by the exons ATGCCTTATGTGGATCGTCAGAATCGCATTTGTGGTTTCCTAGATattgaagaaaatgagaatagTGGGAAATTTCTGCGGCGGTACTTCATTCTGGACACACGAGAAGACAGTCTGGTGTGGTACATGGATAACCCACAG AATCTTCCCTCTGGATCTCCACCTGTTGGAGTCATTAAACTTACCTATATTTCAAAG GTTAGCGATGCAACCAAGCTAAGGCCAAAGGCAGAATTCTGTTTTG TTATGAATGCAGGGATGAGAAAATACTTTCTACAAGCCAATGATCAGCAGGACCTAGTTGAATGGGTAAATGTTCTGAACAAAGCTACCAAAATCACA GTACCAAAGCAGTCTGATCCTCTGTGTCAAATGGATAATGCAAATCGTCAAGCTGAAAGCCCAGGTGGAAAGAAGCAAGTGTCTTACAGGACAGAAATTGTTGGCGGTGTTCCTATCATTACACCTACCCAG aaagaagAAATCAGTGAGTGCAGTGAAGGGGGTGATAGGAATTATTTGAAACGGTCACAAAGTCACCTTCCATATTTTACCGCTAAGCATCCCCCAGATAATGCTATTATCAAAGCTGGCTACTGTGTAAAACAAGGAGCAGTG aTGAAGAACTGGAAGAGAAGATACTTTCAATTAGATGAAAACACAATAGGATATTTCAAGTCTGAACTG gaaaaggaaCCTCTCAGGGTTATACCACTTAAGGAGGTCCATAAAGTTCAGGAATGCAAGCAAAG TGATATAATGATGAGAGACAATCTCTTTGAAATTGTAACAACTTCTCGAACCTTTTATGTAcag GCGGACAGTCCAGAAGACATGCACAGTTGGATAAAAGCAATTTCTGGGGCCATTGTAGCACAGCGGGGACCTGGAAGATCAGCAGCTTCC GTTACTCTAATCTTAGCTTTGCACTGTGTTCCAGATGCGGCAGGCCAGAAGGCTGTCGAATCCTTGTATACAGAGGTATACATCAAGAACTGGTGA
- the PLEKHA1 gene encoding pleckstrin homology domain-containing family A member 1 isoform X1, protein MPYVDRQNRICGFLDIEENENSGKFLRRYFILDTREDSLVWYMDNPQNLPSGSPPVGVIKLTYISKVSDATKLRPKAEFCFVMNAGMRKYFLQANDQQDLVEWVNVLNKATKITVPKQSDPLCQMDNANRQAESPGGKKQVSYRTEIVGGVPIITPTQKEEISECSEGGDRNYLKRSQSHLPYFTAKHPPDNAIIKAGYCVKQGAVMKNWKRRYFQLDENTIGYFKSELEKEPLRVIPLKEVHKVQECKQSDIMMRDNLFEIVTTSRTFYVQADSPEDMHSWIKAISGAIVAQRGPGRSAASVTLILALHCVPDAAGQKAVESLYTEEHTESSSEPNHALRSAVPAPATSHSTAAHGSPLVPNPHAKYPALEKRGFHESFTKAKPGSYKIQVVAPRESASKVTERGLLEPQSKNGTQEQDPGLVDLDDASLPVSDV, encoded by the exons ATGCCTTATGTGGATCGTCAGAATCGCATTTGTGGTTTCCTAGATattgaagaaaatgagaatagTGGGAAATTTCTGCGGCGGTACTTCATTCTGGACACACGAGAAGACAGTCTGGTGTGGTACATGGATAACCCACAG AATCTTCCCTCTGGATCTCCACCTGTTGGAGTCATTAAACTTACCTATATTTCAAAG GTTAGCGATGCAACCAAGCTAAGGCCAAAGGCAGAATTCTGTTTTG TTATGAATGCAGGGATGAGAAAATACTTTCTACAAGCCAATGATCAGCAGGACCTAGTTGAATGGGTAAATGTTCTGAACAAAGCTACCAAAATCACA GTACCAAAGCAGTCTGATCCTCTGTGTCAAATGGATAATGCAAATCGTCAAGCTGAAAGCCCAGGTGGAAAGAAGCAAGTGTCTTACAGGACAGAAATTGTTGGCGGTGTTCCTATCATTACACCTACCCAG aaagaagAAATCAGTGAGTGCAGTGAAGGGGGTGATAGGAATTATTTGAAACGGTCACAAAGTCACCTTCCATATTTTACCGCTAAGCATCCCCCAGATAATGCTATTATCAAAGCTGGCTACTGTGTAAAACAAGGAGCAGTG aTGAAGAACTGGAAGAGAAGATACTTTCAATTAGATGAAAACACAATAGGATATTTCAAGTCTGAACTG gaaaaggaaCCTCTCAGGGTTATACCACTTAAGGAGGTCCATAAAGTTCAGGAATGCAAGCAAAG TGATATAATGATGAGAGACAATCTCTTTGAAATTGTAACAACTTCTCGAACCTTTTATGTAcag GCGGACAGTCCAGAAGACATGCACAGTTGGATAAAAGCAATTTCTGGGGCCATTGTAGCACAGCGGGGACCTGGAAGATCAGCAGCTTCC GTTACTCTAATCTTAGCTTTGCACTGTGTTCCAGATGCGGCAGGCCAGAAGGCTGTCGAATCCTTGTATACAGAG GAGCATACCGAGTCTTCTTCCGAACCCAACCATGCTCTCCGTTCTGCcgtcccagccccagccacctCACATTCCACAGCCGCTCACGGCAGCCCTTTGGTCCCAAACCCTCACGCCAAATACCCTGCCTTGGAGAAGCGAGGATTTCACGAATCTTTTACCAAGGCCAAGCCAGGGAGCTACAAGATCCAGGTTGTCGCTCCAAGAGAATCAGCTTCCAAAGTGACTGAACGGGGCCTCTTGGAACCCCAAAGTAAAAATGGCACTCAGGAACAGGATCCTGGCCTTGTGGATCTGGATGATGCAAGCCTTCCAGTTAGTGATGTGTAG
- the PLEKHA1 gene encoding pleckstrin homology domain-containing family A member 1 isoform X4, with the protein MPYVDRQNRICGFLDIEENENSGKFLRRYFILDTREDSLVWYMDNPQNLPSGSPPVGVIKLTYISKVSDATKLRPKAEFCFVMNAGMRKYFLQANDQQDLVEWVNVLNKATKITVPKQSDPLCQMDNANRQAESPGGKKQVSYRTEIVGGVPIITPTQKEEISECSEGGDRNYLKRSQSHLPYFTAKHPPDNAIIKAGYCVKQGAVMKNWKRRYFQLDENTIGYFKSELEKEPLRVIPLKEVHKVQECKQSDIMMRDNLFEIVTTSRTFYVQADSPEDMHSWIKAISGAIVAQRGPGRSAASMRQARRLSNPCIQRSIPSLLPNPTMLSVLPSQPQPPHIPQPLTAALWSQTLTPNTLPWRSEDFTNLLPRPSQGATRSRLSLQENQLPK; encoded by the exons ATGCCTTATGTGGATCGTCAGAATCGCATTTGTGGTTTCCTAGATattgaagaaaatgagaatagTGGGAAATTTCTGCGGCGGTACTTCATTCTGGACACACGAGAAGACAGTCTGGTGTGGTACATGGATAACCCACAG AATCTTCCCTCTGGATCTCCACCTGTTGGAGTCATTAAACTTACCTATATTTCAAAG GTTAGCGATGCAACCAAGCTAAGGCCAAAGGCAGAATTCTGTTTTG TTATGAATGCAGGGATGAGAAAATACTTTCTACAAGCCAATGATCAGCAGGACCTAGTTGAATGGGTAAATGTTCTGAACAAAGCTACCAAAATCACA GTACCAAAGCAGTCTGATCCTCTGTGTCAAATGGATAATGCAAATCGTCAAGCTGAAAGCCCAGGTGGAAAGAAGCAAGTGTCTTACAGGACAGAAATTGTTGGCGGTGTTCCTATCATTACACCTACCCAG aaagaagAAATCAGTGAGTGCAGTGAAGGGGGTGATAGGAATTATTTGAAACGGTCACAAAGTCACCTTCCATATTTTACCGCTAAGCATCCCCCAGATAATGCTATTATCAAAGCTGGCTACTGTGTAAAACAAGGAGCAGTG aTGAAGAACTGGAAGAGAAGATACTTTCAATTAGATGAAAACACAATAGGATATTTCAAGTCTGAACTG gaaaaggaaCCTCTCAGGGTTATACCACTTAAGGAGGTCCATAAAGTTCAGGAATGCAAGCAAAG TGATATAATGATGAGAGACAATCTCTTTGAAATTGTAACAACTTCTCGAACCTTTTATGTAcag GCGGACAGTCCAGAAGACATGCACAGTTGGATAAAAGCAATTTCTGGGGCCATTGTAGCACAGCGGGGACCTGGAAGATCAGCAGCTTCC ATGCGGCAGGCCAGAAGGCTGTCGAATCCTTGTATACAGAG GAGCATACCGAGTCTTCTTCCGAACCCAACCATGCTCTCCGTTCTGCcgtcccagccccagccacctCACATTCCACAGCCGCTCACGGCAGCCCTTTGGTCCCAAACCCTCACGCCAAATACCCTGCCTTGGAGAAGCGAGGATTTCACGAATCTTTTACCAAGGCCAAGCCAGGGAGCTACAAGATCCAGGTTGTCGCTCCAAGAGAATCAGCTTCCAAAGTGA
- the PLEKHA1 gene encoding pleckstrin homology domain-containing family A member 1 isoform X3: MPYVDRQNRICGFLDIEENENSGKFLRRYFILDTREDSLVWYMDNPQNLPSGSPPVGVIKLTYISKVSDATKLRPKAEFCFVMNAGMRKYFLQANDQQDLVEWVNVLNKATKITVPKQSDPLCQMDNANRQAESPGGKKQVSYRTEIVGGVPIITPTQKEEISECSEGGDRNYLKRSQSHLPYFTAKHPPDNAIIKAGYCVKQGAVMKNWKRRYFQLDENTIGYFKSELEKEPLRVIPLKEVHKVQECKQSDIMMRDNLFEIVTTSRTFYVQADSPEDMHSWIKAISGAIVAQRGPGRSAASMRQARRLSNPCIQRYTSRTGECSTSIPSLLPNPTMLSVLPSQPQPPHIPQPLTAALWSQTLTPNTLPWRSEDFTNLLPRPSQGATRSRLSLQENQLPK, encoded by the exons ATGCCTTATGTGGATCGTCAGAATCGCATTTGTGGTTTCCTAGATattgaagaaaatgagaatagTGGGAAATTTCTGCGGCGGTACTTCATTCTGGACACACGAGAAGACAGTCTGGTGTGGTACATGGATAACCCACAG AATCTTCCCTCTGGATCTCCACCTGTTGGAGTCATTAAACTTACCTATATTTCAAAG GTTAGCGATGCAACCAAGCTAAGGCCAAAGGCAGAATTCTGTTTTG TTATGAATGCAGGGATGAGAAAATACTTTCTACAAGCCAATGATCAGCAGGACCTAGTTGAATGGGTAAATGTTCTGAACAAAGCTACCAAAATCACA GTACCAAAGCAGTCTGATCCTCTGTGTCAAATGGATAATGCAAATCGTCAAGCTGAAAGCCCAGGTGGAAAGAAGCAAGTGTCTTACAGGACAGAAATTGTTGGCGGTGTTCCTATCATTACACCTACCCAG aaagaagAAATCAGTGAGTGCAGTGAAGGGGGTGATAGGAATTATTTGAAACGGTCACAAAGTCACCTTCCATATTTTACCGCTAAGCATCCCCCAGATAATGCTATTATCAAAGCTGGCTACTGTGTAAAACAAGGAGCAGTG aTGAAGAACTGGAAGAGAAGATACTTTCAATTAGATGAAAACACAATAGGATATTTCAAGTCTGAACTG gaaaaggaaCCTCTCAGGGTTATACCACTTAAGGAGGTCCATAAAGTTCAGGAATGCAAGCAAAG TGATATAATGATGAGAGACAATCTCTTTGAAATTGTAACAACTTCTCGAACCTTTTATGTAcag GCGGACAGTCCAGAAGACATGCACAGTTGGATAAAAGCAATTTCTGGGGCCATTGTAGCACAGCGGGGACCTGGAAGATCAGCAGCTTCC ATGCGGCAGGCCAGAAGGCTGTCGAATCCTTGTATACAGAGGTATACATCAAGAACTGGTGAATGCAGCAC GAGCATACCGAGTCTTCTTCCGAACCCAACCATGCTCTCCGTTCTGCcgtcccagccccagccacctCACATTCCACAGCCGCTCACGGCAGCCCTTTGGTCCCAAACCCTCACGCCAAATACCCTGCCTTGGAGAAGCGAGGATTTCACGAATCTTTTACCAAGGCCAAGCCAGGGAGCTACAAGATCCAGGTTGTCGCTCCAAGAGAATCAGCTTCCAAAGTGA
- the PLEKHA1 gene encoding pleckstrin homology domain-containing family A member 1 isoform X2, whose protein sequence is MPYVDRQNRICGFLDIEENENSGKFLRRYFILDTREDSLVWYMDNPQNLPSGSPPVGVIKLTYISKVSDATKLRPKAEFCFVMNAGMRKYFLQANDQQDLVEWVNVLNKATKITVPKQSDPLCQMDNANRQAESPGGKKQVSYRTEIVGGVPIITPTQKEEISECSEGGDRNYLKRSQSHLPYFTAKHPPDNAIIKAGYCVKQGAVMKNWKRRYFQLDENTIGYFKSELEKEPLRVIPLKEVHKVQECKQSDIMMRDNLFEIVTTSRTFYVQADSPEDMHSWIKAISGAIVAQRGPGRSAASEHTESSSEPNHALRSAVPAPATSHSTAAHGSPLVPNPHAKYPALEKRGFHESFTKAKPGSYKIQVVAPRESASKVTERGLLEPQSKNGTQEQDPGLVDLDDASLPVSDV, encoded by the exons ATGCCTTATGTGGATCGTCAGAATCGCATTTGTGGTTTCCTAGATattgaagaaaatgagaatagTGGGAAATTTCTGCGGCGGTACTTCATTCTGGACACACGAGAAGACAGTCTGGTGTGGTACATGGATAACCCACAG AATCTTCCCTCTGGATCTCCACCTGTTGGAGTCATTAAACTTACCTATATTTCAAAG GTTAGCGATGCAACCAAGCTAAGGCCAAAGGCAGAATTCTGTTTTG TTATGAATGCAGGGATGAGAAAATACTTTCTACAAGCCAATGATCAGCAGGACCTAGTTGAATGGGTAAATGTTCTGAACAAAGCTACCAAAATCACA GTACCAAAGCAGTCTGATCCTCTGTGTCAAATGGATAATGCAAATCGTCAAGCTGAAAGCCCAGGTGGAAAGAAGCAAGTGTCTTACAGGACAGAAATTGTTGGCGGTGTTCCTATCATTACACCTACCCAG aaagaagAAATCAGTGAGTGCAGTGAAGGGGGTGATAGGAATTATTTGAAACGGTCACAAAGTCACCTTCCATATTTTACCGCTAAGCATCCCCCAGATAATGCTATTATCAAAGCTGGCTACTGTGTAAAACAAGGAGCAGTG aTGAAGAACTGGAAGAGAAGATACTTTCAATTAGATGAAAACACAATAGGATATTTCAAGTCTGAACTG gaaaaggaaCCTCTCAGGGTTATACCACTTAAGGAGGTCCATAAAGTTCAGGAATGCAAGCAAAG TGATATAATGATGAGAGACAATCTCTTTGAAATTGTAACAACTTCTCGAACCTTTTATGTAcag GCGGACAGTCCAGAAGACATGCACAGTTGGATAAAAGCAATTTCTGGGGCCATTGTAGCACAGCGGGGACCTGGAAGATCAGCAGCTTCC GAGCATACCGAGTCTTCTTCCGAACCCAACCATGCTCTCCGTTCTGCcgtcccagccccagccacctCACATTCCACAGCCGCTCACGGCAGCCCTTTGGTCCCAAACCCTCACGCCAAATACCCTGCCTTGGAGAAGCGAGGATTTCACGAATCTTTTACCAAGGCCAAGCCAGGGAGCTACAAGATCCAGGTTGTCGCTCCAAGAGAATCAGCTTCCAAAGTGACTGAACGGGGCCTCTTGGAACCCCAAAGTAAAAATGGCACTCAGGAACAGGATCCTGGCCTTGTGGATCTGGATGATGCAAGCCTTCCAGTTAGTGATGTGTAG
- the PLEKHA1 gene encoding pleckstrin homology domain-containing family A member 1 isoform X6, translated as MRIVGNFCGGTSFWTHEKTVWCGTWITHRIFPLDLHLLESLNLPIFQSDATKLRPKAEFCFVMNAGMRKYFLQANDQQDLVEWVNVLNKATKITVPKQSDPLCQMDNANRQAESPGGKKQVSYRTEIVGGVPIITPTQKEEISECSEGGDRNYLKRSQSHLPYFTAKHPPDNAIIKAGYCVKQGAVMKNWKRRYFQLDENTIGYFKSELEKEPLRVIPLKEVHKVQECKQSDIMMRDNLFEIVTTSRTFYVQADSPEDMHSWIKAISGAIVAQRGPGRSAASEHTESSSEPNHALRSAVPAPATSHSTAAHGSPLVPNPHAKYPALEKRGFHESFTKAKPGSYKIQVVAPRESASKVTERGLLEPQSKNGTQEQDPGLVDLDDASLPVSDV; from the exons atgagaatagTGGGAAATTTCTGCGGCGGTACTTCATTCTGGACACACGAGAAGACAGTCTGGTGTGGTACATGGATAACCCACAG AATCTTCCCTCTGGATCTCCACCTGTTGGAGTCATTAAACTTACCTATATTTCAAAG CGATGCAACCAAGCTAAGGCCAAAGGCAGAATTCTGTTTTG TTATGAATGCAGGGATGAGAAAATACTTTCTACAAGCCAATGATCAGCAGGACCTAGTTGAATGGGTAAATGTTCTGAACAAAGCTACCAAAATCACA GTACCAAAGCAGTCTGATCCTCTGTGTCAAATGGATAATGCAAATCGTCAAGCTGAAAGCCCAGGTGGAAAGAAGCAAGTGTCTTACAGGACAGAAATTGTTGGCGGTGTTCCTATCATTACACCTACCCAG aaagaagAAATCAGTGAGTGCAGTGAAGGGGGTGATAGGAATTATTTGAAACGGTCACAAAGTCACCTTCCATATTTTACCGCTAAGCATCCCCCAGATAATGCTATTATCAAAGCTGGCTACTGTGTAAAACAAGGAGCAGTG aTGAAGAACTGGAAGAGAAGATACTTTCAATTAGATGAAAACACAATAGGATATTTCAAGTCTGAACTG gaaaaggaaCCTCTCAGGGTTATACCACTTAAGGAGGTCCATAAAGTTCAGGAATGCAAGCAAAG TGATATAATGATGAGAGACAATCTCTTTGAAATTGTAACAACTTCTCGAACCTTTTATGTAcag GCGGACAGTCCAGAAGACATGCACAGTTGGATAAAAGCAATTTCTGGGGCCATTGTAGCACAGCGGGGACCTGGAAGATCAGCAGCTTCC GAGCATACCGAGTCTTCTTCCGAACCCAACCATGCTCTCCGTTCTGCcgtcccagccccagccacctCACATTCCACAGCCGCTCACGGCAGCCCTTTGGTCCCAAACCCTCACGCCAAATACCCTGCCTTGGAGAAGCGAGGATTTCACGAATCTTTTACCAAGGCCAAGCCAGGGAGCTACAAGATCCAGGTTGTCGCTCCAAGAGAATCAGCTTCCAAAGTGACTGAACGGGGCCTCTTGGAACCCCAAAGTAAAAATGGCACTCAGGAACAGGATCCTGGCCTTGTGGATCTGGATGATGCAAGCCTTCCAGTTAGTGATGTGTAG